A DNA window from Polyangium spumosum contains the following coding sequences:
- a CDS encoding tellurite resistance TerB family protein: MAPISLRSSHTLDEPKLEALVELMYLAAYADGEFGAEEKRHFARSVQSLTDRKVTPDQLEQLITRLDAARRASGTAALLAGARTTLGSPAACRVALSLAIGVIAADGTITTSERAMIHEIGAALGLDRGGTEEMLREAEGG; this comes from the coding sequence ATGGCGCCGATTTCCTTGCGGTCCTCGCACACGCTCGATGAACCGAAGCTCGAGGCCCTCGTCGAGCTCATGTACCTCGCCGCTTACGCGGACGGCGAGTTCGGCGCGGAGGAGAAGCGCCACTTCGCGCGGAGCGTGCAGTCGCTGACGGACCGCAAGGTGACGCCGGATCAACTCGAGCAGCTCATCACGCGGCTCGACGCGGCGCGCAGGGCCTCGGGCACGGCGGCGCTGCTCGCGGGCGCGCGCACGACGCTCGGCAGCCCCGCGGCTTGCCGCGTCGCCTTGAGCCTCGCGATCGGCGTGATCGCGGCCGACGGCACGATCACGACCTCCGAGCGCGCGATGATCCACGAGATCGGCGCGGCGCTCGGCCTCGACCGTGGTGGGACCGAGGAGATGCTCCGTGAAGCGGAAGGCGGATGA
- a CDS encoding tetratricopeptide repeat protein: MRPFQHGAAFLTLGTITLVACGPAPAPKAPPSEDATSEDMGAIEPAPAPVTAEPAPPKLRLPCAEDDLVGCTNGCDDGIVEDCVTLGVMYLRGGEVVRTDPPRAVELFRGACTSGSARGCIKLGDLYHDGTLQDDPAEEVTLYRKACDAGANRGCVAAGKAYLEGRVVGLDPVFAATLFTRVCERGNAEACLELGRLYDRGHGVRKDPDRALALFTKACQLGLDEGCLTADPKGEVVPPRQ; encoded by the coding sequence ATGCGCCCCTTCCAGCATGGCGCCGCGTTCTTGACGCTGGGGACGATCACGCTCGTCGCCTGCGGCCCCGCGCCCGCGCCCAAGGCGCCTCCGAGCGAGGACGCCACCTCCGAGGACATGGGCGCGATCGAGCCCGCGCCAGCGCCCGTCACGGCCGAACCCGCGCCGCCCAAGCTGCGCCTGCCGTGCGCCGAGGACGACCTCGTGGGCTGCACGAACGGCTGCGACGACGGGATCGTCGAGGACTGCGTCACGCTCGGGGTGATGTACCTGCGCGGCGGCGAGGTCGTTCGGACCGACCCGCCGCGGGCCGTCGAGCTCTTCCGCGGCGCTTGCACGAGCGGCAGCGCGCGTGGCTGCATCAAGCTCGGCGACCTCTACCACGACGGCACGCTCCAGGACGATCCGGCCGAGGAGGTCACGCTCTACCGCAAGGCGTGCGACGCGGGCGCGAACCGGGGCTGCGTCGCCGCGGGCAAGGCCTACCTCGAGGGGCGCGTCGTCGGCCTCGATCCGGTCTTCGCCGCGACGCTCTTCACGCGCGTCTGCGAGCGCGGCAACGCCGAGGCCTGCCTCGAGCTCGGCCGGCTCTACGATCGCGGCCACGGCGTGCGCAAGGACCCGGACCGCGCGCTCGCGCTGTTCACGAAGGCCTGCCAGCTCGGGCTCGACGAGGGGTGCCTCACGGCCGATCCCAAGGGAGAGGTCGTGCCTCCGCGTCAGTGA
- a CDS encoding serine/threonine-protein kinase — MRPQVGQVINNKYRLVRVIGDGGMGSVYESRHEVLGTTVALKFLHPELSRRQGLVQRFIQEAKVSVKIRSPHVVEVKDVDQTATGQAFIVMEYLEGKTLQMLYEELYHAGQRLSYTDALEYAMQMIDGVEAAHAAGVVHRDLKPDNVMITRGTKGEPLLKLLDFGIAKLKVTGELDRGLTRPGVIMGTPEYMAPEQAYSADAVDARADIFSLGVMIFEMLAGRRPVGGDEPHQIASAYLTGQIAQLTDLAPHVPPELASVVHRAMGPKPPDRYSSVAEFRSALDPFAAGTRGASTGAALATPLPGSVTPRPAISPAAPGATPEAGASPIPKTLPPTDDKPPPGVSEPSIPPQIVAAGLATPLGGFDAPNRSAGPHTAIGEPLPESLAQQSPRYDATAPAAPLASHTAPPGAYDMSPRPGGTAVGQALSSPGYGAAPANYGPPPGYPPVNSGYAQTPGYGPTTPMNPIGARPPGHQNQQKRSGGASILMMLLLAAAVTGVVVGGVYLGQKLTSNEEHAGDPIPLQQPPTAVVPVDTGAQQPTQTTGAVNVNPPQQPPPQTNVPRPTNTVGGPKPTGTSTAPQPSASGSTGTNPIPNPWGSSPIPIPWGSTPIPLPFPIPGQQPTAQPTNTGPAPNPTTSTPTPRPSTSTSGRPRIRIPIPGQNP, encoded by the coding sequence ATGCGCCCTCAGGTCGGCCAGGTCATCAACAACAAGTACCGGCTCGTCCGCGTCATCGGCGATGGCGGGATGGGAAGCGTGTACGAGTCGCGTCACGAGGTGCTCGGCACCACCGTGGCGCTCAAGTTCCTCCACCCCGAGCTCTCGCGGCGCCAAGGCCTCGTGCAGCGCTTCATCCAGGAAGCGAAGGTCTCGGTCAAGATCCGCAGCCCCCACGTCGTCGAGGTCAAGGACGTCGACCAGACGGCCACGGGGCAAGCCTTCATCGTGATGGAGTACCTCGAGGGCAAGACCCTCCAGATGCTCTACGAAGAGCTCTACCACGCGGGTCAACGGCTCTCGTACACCGACGCGCTCGAGTACGCGATGCAGATGATCGACGGCGTCGAGGCGGCCCACGCCGCCGGCGTCGTGCACCGCGATCTCAAGCCCGACAACGTCATGATCACCCGCGGGACCAAGGGCGAGCCGCTCCTCAAGCTGCTCGACTTCGGCATCGCCAAGCTCAAGGTCACGGGCGAGCTCGATCGAGGCCTCACGCGGCCCGGCGTGATCATGGGGACGCCCGAGTACATGGCCCCCGAGCAGGCCTACTCCGCGGACGCGGTCGACGCCCGCGCCGACATCTTCTCGCTCGGCGTGATGATCTTCGAGATGCTCGCCGGCCGAAGGCCCGTCGGCGGCGACGAGCCGCACCAGATCGCGTCGGCCTACCTGACCGGGCAAATCGCGCAGCTCACGGACCTCGCACCGCACGTGCCGCCGGAGCTCGCGAGCGTCGTGCACCGCGCGATGGGGCCCAAGCCGCCCGATCGCTACAGCTCGGTCGCGGAGTTCCGGAGCGCGCTCGATCCCTTCGCGGCCGGCACGCGCGGAGCCTCGACCGGCGCCGCGCTCGCCACGCCCCTGCCCGGAAGCGTCACGCCGAGGCCCGCCATCTCCCCCGCCGCGCCCGGAGCGACGCCCGAGGCCGGCGCCTCGCCCATCCCGAAGACGCTCCCCCCCACCGACGACAAACCGCCGCCCGGGGTCAGCGAACCCTCGATCCCGCCGCAGATCGTGGCGGCCGGTCTGGCCACGCCGCTCGGCGGGTTCGACGCGCCGAACAGGTCCGCCGGGCCCCACACGGCCATCGGCGAGCCCTTGCCCGAGAGCCTCGCGCAGCAGAGCCCCAGGTACGACGCCACGGCCCCCGCCGCGCCCCTCGCCTCGCACACGGCCCCGCCCGGCGCGTACGACATGTCGCCGCGGCCCGGCGGCACCGCGGTCGGCCAGGCCCTCTCGTCCCCCGGCTACGGGGCAGCCCCCGCGAACTACGGTCCGCCGCCGGGTTATCCGCCCGTGAACAGCGGCTACGCCCAGACCCCCGGCTACGGGCCCACCACCCCGATGAACCCGATCGGGGCGCGGCCGCCCGGGCACCAGAACCAGCAAAAGCGCAGCGGCGGCGCGTCGATCCTGATGATGCTCCTGCTCGCGGCCGCCGTCACCGGCGTGGTCGTCGGCGGCGTGTACCTCGGGCAGAAGCTCACGAGCAACGAGGAGCACGCCGGGGACCCCATCCCGCTTCAGCAGCCGCCGACGGCGGTCGTCCCCGTGGACACCGGCGCGCAGCAGCCGACCCAGACGACCGGCGCGGTGAACGTGAACCCGCCGCAGCAGCCCCCGCCGCAGACCAACGTGCCGCGGCCGACGAACACGGTCGGCGGGCCGAAGCCGACGGGCACCTCGACGGCCCCGCAACCTTCCGCGTCCGGGAGCACCGGGACGAACCCGATCCCGAACCCGTGGGGCTCGAGCCCGATCCCGATCCCCTGGGGAAGCACGCCGATCCCGCTCCCCTTCCCCATCCCGGGCCAGCAGCCGACGGCGCAACCGACGAACACCGGGCCCGCGCCCAACCCCACGACGTCGACCCCGACGCCGCGGCCCTCGACCAGCACGAGCGGTCGGCCCCGCATCCGGATCCCGATCCCGGGGCAGAACCCTTGA
- a CDS encoding FKBP-type peptidyl-prolyl cis-trans isomerase yields the protein MMVIRRLGSFVILALGVATTAACENKVPEPAAEPRAAAPREPEKPEPADLIKEDITVGTGAEAKEGDKVKVHYTGRLLKTNFMFDSSVGKDPFEFELGKGEVIKGWDLGVAGMKVGGKRKLTIPSKLGYGDGGSPPKIPGKATLVFDVELLEIVGEDAKPAEGGKDTKAKGALKEAPKK from the coding sequence ATGATGGTCATCCGTCGTCTGGGTTCGTTCGTGATCCTCGCCCTCGGCGTCGCCACCACCGCCGCCTGTGAGAACAAGGTCCCCGAGCCTGCCGCCGAGCCTCGCGCCGCGGCGCCGCGCGAGCCGGAGAAGCCCGAGCCCGCAGACCTCATCAAGGAAGACATCACCGTCGGCACGGGCGCCGAGGCCAAGGAAGGCGACAAGGTCAAGGTCCACTACACGGGCCGGTTGCTCAAGACGAACTTCATGTTCGACAGCTCGGTCGGCAAGGACCCGTTCGAGTTCGAGCTCGGCAAGGGCGAGGTCATCAAGGGCTGGGACCTCGGCGTCGCCGGCATGAAGGTCGGCGGCAAACGCAAGCTCACGATCCCCTCGAAGCTCGGCTACGGCGACGGTGGAAGCCCGCCCAAGATCCCCGGCAAGGCGACGCTCGTCTTCGACGTGGAGCTGCTCGAGATCGTCGGCGAGGACGCGAAGCCCGCCGAGGGCGGCAAGGACACGAAGGCGAAGGGCGCGCTCAAAGAAGCGCCGAAGAAGTGA
- the ileS gene encoding isoleucine--tRNA ligase has product MSGRESSPKNLFKTVRPELDFPRDEAEILAFWKREGIFQKTLSAETRATGPSKGTFVFYEGPPTANGMPHNGHVLTRAVKDVFPRYKTMRGYDVPRKAGWDTHGLPVEVEVEKELRIHGKADIEKYGVEPFVARCIESVFRYTDAWEKLTDKIGFWVDLPDAYVTYHRSYVESVWWALAKLYEKGLLYQGHKVVWWWAQGGTALSSAEVGQGYKTVDDPSVFVAFPLVDEPGTALCVWTTTPWTLPSNMYAAVRADFDYVVVDAGDRKLIVAAGLREALAKKLGKDLPVLSTTKGSALVGKKYVPPFDLYAAEAKAYEAVHAVVAADFVTLDAGTGIVHIAPAFGEDDYGAHRQLLAAGKTRKDPFCAVKPDGTFVDEMGKYAGRWVKDSDKDLQKDLAQSGKLVFAELYRHEYPFCWRADDDPLIQYARPAWYIRTTALIHKAIENNQTVNWLPEHIKTGRFGDFLANNVDWALSRERYWGTPLPIWVNDQTGAMEAIDSVTTLRAKAGNNVAEVEAELKNAHPKTAEHLLVHKPWIDKITYQKPGEPGTYRRVSEVIDCWFDSGAMPFAQWGFPHAEGSKEKFDRAFPADFISEAIDQTRGWFYSLLMISTLVFDEQTQKSLGLSRIRSYPHPYQTCVVLGHVGDREGKKESKSKGNYTPPEVILDRVRMEFAVSTGEKAHIGVVPEGVGYIAREDYEGLDLSGESAKVKLYRGDRPGDVMTLELRPATGKLRLPRRILALSGADLAKLGLVPGENPLDVKPNEVFRQPQEARAYIEDPSAPAPGADAFRWFFYASSPPWTNTRHSLTNVRATQKEYAIKIRNVWSFFSIYANIDGFDPARGNGDAKGVTPADLAKSEGYRPARERSLLDRWLLSELALTTREVTQHLDDYRLYEAAQRLVDFVDALSNWYVRRSRARYWSPAENVAAVALADKRDAYFTLYEALVVIAHLTAPFTPFLAEELYQALVRGPWKTSQPESVHLARFPEPDLAAIDEGLAAEMRAVRELVSLGLQVRTLNKLKVRQPLARADVIVSNQAMRRAIAEHAALIAEELNVKEVRFLEPGQEGEAVRYVLKPNFRALGPKLGKKVQLAKQVLAKANAAELRTELVTRGAIELELDGEKVSLGPEEIEVVVEAGKDFAAAGGKAGVVVLHAALTDALRDEGLAREILSRVQGLRKDLSLGFTDRITLAVEGSERVLRVTRAAQDDITREALVRSFEIGSSTVAGERRELNVDGEALVLTITRA; this is encoded by the coding sequence ATGTCAGGCCGCGAATCCTCCCCGAAAAACCTCTTCAAGACCGTTCGGCCCGAGCTCGATTTCCCGAGGGACGAGGCCGAGATCCTCGCGTTCTGGAAGAGGGAGGGCATCTTCCAGAAGACGCTCTCGGCGGAGACGCGCGCCACGGGGCCTTCGAAGGGCACGTTCGTCTTCTACGAGGGGCCGCCCACGGCGAACGGCATGCCGCACAACGGCCACGTGCTCACGCGCGCCGTGAAGGACGTCTTCCCGCGCTACAAGACGATGCGCGGCTACGACGTGCCCCGCAAGGCCGGCTGGGACACGCACGGCCTGCCCGTCGAGGTCGAGGTCGAGAAAGAGCTCCGGATCCACGGCAAGGCCGACATCGAAAAGTACGGCGTCGAGCCCTTCGTCGCGCGCTGCATCGAGAGCGTGTTCCGTTACACGGACGCGTGGGAGAAGCTGACGGACAAGATCGGCTTCTGGGTCGACCTGCCCGACGCGTACGTCACCTACCACCGGAGCTACGTGGAGAGCGTGTGGTGGGCGCTCGCGAAGCTCTACGAGAAGGGCCTGCTCTACCAGGGGCACAAGGTCGTCTGGTGGTGGGCGCAAGGCGGGACGGCGCTCTCCAGCGCCGAGGTCGGTCAGGGCTACAAGACCGTCGACGACCCGAGCGTCTTCGTGGCGTTCCCGCTCGTCGACGAGCCCGGCACGGCGCTCTGCGTCTGGACGACGACGCCGTGGACCTTGCCGTCGAACATGTATGCGGCGGTGCGCGCGGACTTCGATTACGTCGTCGTCGACGCGGGTGATCGTAAGCTCATCGTCGCGGCGGGCCTGCGCGAGGCGCTCGCGAAGAAGCTCGGCAAGGACCTGCCGGTTCTTTCGACCACCAAGGGATCGGCGCTCGTCGGCAAGAAGTACGTGCCGCCGTTTGATCTCTACGCGGCGGAGGCGAAGGCGTACGAGGCCGTGCATGCGGTCGTCGCGGCGGACTTCGTCACGCTCGACGCCGGCACGGGCATCGTCCACATCGCGCCTGCGTTCGGCGAGGACGACTACGGCGCGCATCGGCAGCTCCTCGCGGCGGGCAAGACGCGGAAGGACCCGTTCTGCGCCGTGAAGCCCGACGGCACGTTCGTCGACGAGATGGGCAAGTATGCCGGCCGCTGGGTCAAGGACAGCGACAAGGATCTGCAGAAGGACCTCGCGCAGTCCGGCAAGCTCGTGTTTGCCGAGCTCTACCGCCACGAGTACCCGTTCTGCTGGCGCGCCGACGACGATCCCTTGATCCAGTACGCCCGCCCGGCCTGGTACATCCGCACGACCGCGCTCATCCATAAAGCGATCGAGAACAACCAGACGGTCAACTGGTTGCCCGAGCACATCAAGACCGGCCGGTTCGGCGACTTCCTCGCGAACAACGTCGACTGGGCGCTCTCGCGCGAGCGGTACTGGGGCACGCCGCTGCCGATCTGGGTGAACGACCAGACGGGCGCGATGGAGGCCATCGACTCGGTGACGACGCTACGCGCGAAGGCGGGCAACAACGTGGCCGAGGTCGAGGCGGAGCTGAAAAACGCGCACCCGAAGACGGCCGAGCACCTGCTCGTGCACAAGCCCTGGATCGACAAGATCACCTACCAGAAGCCCGGCGAGCCCGGCACGTACCGGCGCGTCTCCGAGGTCATCGACTGCTGGTTCGACTCGGGCGCGATGCCCTTCGCGCAGTGGGGTTTTCCGCACGCAGAGGGCTCGAAGGAGAAGTTCGACCGCGCCTTCCCGGCCGACTTCATCAGCGAGGCGATCGATCAGACGCGCGGCTGGTTCTACTCGCTGCTCATGATCTCGACGCTCGTCTTCGACGAGCAGACGCAGAAGTCGCTCGGCCTGTCGCGGATCCGGAGCTACCCGCACCCGTACCAGACCTGCGTGGTGCTCGGTCACGTCGGCGATCGCGAGGGCAAGAAGGAGAGCAAGTCGAAGGGCAACTACACGCCGCCCGAGGTGATCCTCGACCGCGTCCGCATGGAGTTCGCCGTGTCGACCGGCGAAAAGGCACACATCGGCGTGGTGCCCGAGGGCGTCGGTTACATCGCGCGCGAGGACTACGAGGGGCTCGATCTCTCGGGCGAGAGCGCGAAGGTGAAGCTCTACCGAGGTGATCGGCCCGGCGACGTGATGACGCTCGAGCTGCGTCCGGCGACGGGCAAGCTCAGGTTGCCGCGGCGTATCCTCGCGCTCTCCGGCGCGGATCTCGCGAAGCTCGGGCTCGTCCCCGGTGAGAACCCGCTCGACGTGAAGCCAAACGAGGTGTTCCGCCAGCCGCAGGAGGCGCGCGCGTACATCGAAGACCCGAGCGCGCCCGCGCCCGGCGCCGACGCGTTCCGCTGGTTCTTCTACGCGTCCTCGCCTCCGTGGACGAACACGCGCCACTCGCTGACGAACGTGCGCGCGACGCAGAAGGAATACGCGATCAAGATCCGCAACGTCTGGTCGTTCTTCTCGATCTACGCGAACATCGACGGCTTCGATCCGGCCCGCGGAAACGGAGACGCGAAGGGCGTCACGCCCGCGGATCTCGCGAAGAGCGAGGGGTACCGGCCGGCGCGCGAGCGCAGCCTGCTCGATCGGTGGTTGCTCTCCGAGCTCGCCCTCACGACCCGCGAGGTCACGCAGCACCTCGACGACTACCGGCTGTACGAGGCGGCGCAGCGGCTCGTCGACTTCGTGGACGCGCTCTCGAACTGGTACGTGCGCAGGAGCCGCGCGCGTTACTGGTCACCCGCGGAGAACGTCGCGGCCGTGGCCCTCGCCGACAAACGCGACGCGTATTTCACGCTGTACGAGGCGCTCGTCGTGATCGCGCACCTCACCGCGCCGTTCACGCCCTTCCTCGCCGAGGAGCTCTACCAGGCGCTCGTCCGTGGCCCCTGGAAGACGTCGCAGCCCGAGAGCGTGCACCTCGCGCGTTTCCCCGAGCCCGACCTCGCCGCGATCGACGAGGGCCTCGCCGCGGAGATGCGCGCCGTGCGCGAGCTCGTGAGCCTCGGCCTCCAGGTCCGCACCCTGAACAAGCTGAAGGTCCGCCAGCCCCTCGCGCGCGCCGACGTCATCGTCTCGAACCAGGCCATGCGCCGCGCGATCGCAGAGCACGCGGCCCTCATCGCAGAGGAGCTCAACGTCAAGGAGGTCCGCTTCCTCGAGCCGGGGCAGGAGGGCGAGGCCGTTCGTTACGTGCTCAAACCGAACTTCCGCGCGCTCGGACCGAAGCTCGGCAAGAAGGTGCAGCTCGCCAAGCAGGTCCTCGCGAAGGCGAACGCCGCCGAGCTGCGCACCGAGCTCGTCACGCGCGGCGCGATCGAGCTCGAGCTCGACGGCGAGAAGGTCTCGCTCGGCCCCGAGGAGATCGAGGTCGTCGTCGAGGCCGGCAAGGACTTCGCCGCGGCCGGCGGCAAGGCCGGCGTCGTCGTCCTCCACGCCGCGCTCACCGACGCGCTGCGTGACGAGGGCCTCGCCCGCGAGATCCTCTCGCGCGTGCAAGGCCTGCGCAAGGACCTCTCCCTCGGCTTCACCGATCGCATCACGCTCGCCGTCGAAGGCAGCGAGCGCGTCCTGCGCGTCACGCGCGCGGCCCAGGACGACATCACCCGCGAGGCGCTCGTGCGTTCGTTCGAGATCGGCAGCTCGACCGTGGCGGGCGAGCGGCGCGAGCTCAACGTGGACGGCGAAGCGCTCGTCCTGACGATCACGCGGGCCTGA
- a CDS encoding 3-oxoacyl-ACP synthase III family protein: MRSAILGVGHYVPTKVVTNDDLARTMPTSDEWIQQRTGIKERRFIERDGIGASDLAVPAAQMALERAGRKVSDVDMIIFATLSPDHNFPGSGCFLGEKLGLPGVPALDVRNQCSGFLYGLSVADAWIRAGAYKNILVVGAEVHSTGVEFTERGRDVAVLFGDGAGAALVGASPSDDRGLMSIHLHADGTGAKDLWLPAPASKHIPRLTQEMFERGDHYPKMNGKQVFRWATEKMPEVSREALAAAGIDISKIDLFVPHQANMRINQYVADKLGLPPEKVVHNIERYGNTTAATIPIGLSESVADGRIKEGSTVLTAAFGSGYTWGAAVLRW, translated from the coding sequence ATGCGTTCAGCGATTCTGGGCGTCGGCCATTACGTGCCGACCAAGGTGGTGACCAACGACGACCTCGCTCGCACGATGCCGACGAGCGACGAGTGGATCCAGCAGCGCACGGGCATCAAGGAGCGGCGGTTCATCGAGCGTGACGGGATCGGCGCGAGCGACCTCGCCGTGCCGGCCGCGCAGATGGCCCTCGAGCGCGCCGGTCGCAAGGTCTCCGATGTCGACATGATCATCTTCGCGACCCTGAGCCCGGACCACAATTTCCCCGGCTCGGGTTGCTTCCTCGGCGAGAAGCTCGGCCTGCCCGGCGTGCCCGCGCTCGACGTCCGCAACCAGTGCTCGGGGTTCCTCTACGGGCTCAGCGTCGCCGACGCGTGGATCCGCGCCGGGGCCTACAAGAACATCCTCGTCGTGGGCGCCGAGGTGCACTCGACGGGCGTGGAGTTCACCGAGCGCGGCCGCGACGTGGCCGTGCTCTTCGGCGACGGCGCAGGCGCGGCCCTCGTCGGCGCGAGCCCGTCCGACGATCGGGGCCTCATGTCGATCCACCTGCACGCCGATGGTACGGGCGCGAAAGATCTCTGGCTGCCCGCGCCCGCGTCGAAGCACATCCCGCGGCTCACGCAGGAGATGTTCGAGCGCGGCGATCATTACCCCAAGATGAACGGCAAGCAGGTCTTCCGCTGGGCCACCGAGAAGATGCCCGAGGTCAGCCGCGAGGCGCTCGCCGCGGCCGGCATCGACATCAGCAAGATCGACCTGTTCGTCCCACACCAGGCGAACATGCGCATCAACCAGTACGTGGCCGACAAGCTGGGTTTGCCGCCGGAGAAGGTCGTCCACAACATCGAGCGGTACGGCAACACGACGGCCGCGACGATCCCCATCGGCCTGAGCGAGTCGGTCGCCGACGGCCGCATCAAGGAAGGATCGACCGTGCTGACGGCCGCCTTCGGCAGCGGCTACACCTGGGGCGCCGCCGTGCTCCGGTGGTAA
- a CDS encoding nucleotidyltransferase family protein, which translates to MKAIVLAGGKGSRLKPYTALIPKPLMPIGEQTIVEILLRQLAFHGVRDVTLCTGHQAALIEAVLGDGDRYGVKLSYRREEQPLGTIGPLRAMAEQLPERFLVMNGDILCDLDFGELARTSAEANAALTVCVFERATKIDLGVLELDAAGSVTGFREKPSYSFWVSMGIYAMSRETLLRYVPPGVPFGFDQLMHALLAARVPIQTHPFHGHWLDIGRSDDFADAQDEFEKNRARYLPETKA; encoded by the coding sequence ATGAAGGCCATCGTCCTCGCCGGCGGCAAAGGCAGCCGTCTCAAGCCCTACACGGCGCTCATCCCGAAGCCGCTCATGCCGATCGGCGAGCAGACCATCGTGGAGATCCTCCTCCGCCAGCTCGCGTTTCACGGCGTGCGAGACGTGACGCTCTGCACGGGGCACCAGGCCGCCCTGATCGAGGCCGTGCTCGGCGACGGCGATCGTTATGGGGTCAAACTTTCGTATCGGCGCGAGGAGCAGCCGCTCGGCACGATCGGGCCGCTGCGCGCGATGGCCGAGCAGCTCCCCGAGCGGTTCCTCGTGATGAACGGCGACATCCTCTGCGACCTCGATTTCGGCGAGCTCGCGAGGACGAGCGCCGAGGCGAACGCGGCGCTGACGGTCTGCGTGTTCGAGCGCGCGACGAAGATCGATCTCGGCGTGCTCGAGCTCGACGCCGCGGGGAGCGTGACGGGGTTCCGAGAAAAACCGTCCTACTCGTTCTGGGTGAGCATGGGCATCTACGCGATGAGCCGGGAGACGCTCTTGCGGTACGTGCCGCCGGGGGTGCCGTTCGGCTTCGATCAGCTCATGCACGCGCTGCTCGCGGCGCGCGTGCCGATCCAGACGCACCCGTTCCACGGGCACTGGCTCGACATCGGGCGCAGCGACGATTTCGCCGATGCGCAGGACGAGTTCGAGAAGAACCGCGCGCGTTATTTGCCCGAAACGAAGGCGTGA
- a CDS encoding serine/threonine-protein kinase: MNWANQTGSHLIPFPVPGTTLTSTRGTYVVGALIGDGQYGSVYECIGPFDQRYALKMLRPANKSYQAVKDEWAQELRRLEQFRHPNIVYIHDAFENNYLFYLALERCDTSLRALLGRPFSDLLLVELCRQLLMTLQYLHDSGVVHSDLHAGNVLISQLDRSPIVKLTDFGVAHQLQGSTRWFRPQVANPKILTPELVTAGYTTTQSDLYQFGLLMYQMHTGQPAIDVDVAYPEITRQISEGAPRKKAEALGTPVGNVIAKLLRRRDAYRYQSAREVWEDLRQVTWR; the protein is encoded by the coding sequence GTGAACTGGGCGAATCAAACCGGCTCGCATCTGATCCCGTTCCCGGTCCCCGGGACGACGTTGACGTCCACGCGCGGCACCTACGTCGTCGGGGCCCTCATCGGGGATGGCCAGTACGGATCGGTGTACGAGTGCATCGGGCCCTTCGATCAGCGGTACGCGCTGAAGATGCTTCGCCCGGCGAACAAGTCCTACCAGGCGGTGAAGGACGAGTGGGCGCAGGAGCTACGGCGCCTCGAGCAGTTCCGCCATCCGAACATCGTCTACATCCACGACGCGTTCGAGAACAACTACCTCTTCTACCTCGCGCTCGAGCGATGTGACACGAGCCTGCGCGCGCTGCTCGGCCGTCCCTTCTCGGACCTCCTGCTCGTGGAGCTCTGCCGGCAGCTCCTGATGACGCTGCAGTACCTGCACGACAGCGGCGTCGTGCACTCCGACCTCCACGCGGGCAACGTGCTCATCTCGCAGCTCGACCGATCGCCGATCGTCAAGCTGACCGACTTCGGCGTGGCGCATCAGCTCCAGGGCAGCACGCGCTGGTTCCGCCCGCAGGTGGCGAACCCGAAGATCCTCACGCCGGAGCTCGTCACCGCCGGATACACGACGACGCAGAGCGACCTCTATCAGTTCGGCCTGCTCATGTACCAGATGCACACGGGCCAGCCTGCGATCGACGTGGACGTCGCCTACCCGGAGATCACGCGGCAGATCTCCGAGGGCGCGCCGCGCAAGAAGGCCGAGGCCCTCGGCACGCCCGTCGGCAACGTGATCGCCAAGCTGCTGCGCCGTCGCGACGCCTATCGTTACCAATCCGCGCGGGAAGTCTGGGAGGATCTGCGCCAGGTCACCTGGCGCTAG